The stretch of DNA ATGAAAAAGGAAGGATAGTCAAATATTGTAGAACATTTCCCTTgttatgtggattataaagttgaaagtgctataaaaacactgtaaaagtatcaaaacgcacagtccccaaataaatcgaCACAATCcatatgaagaaaatgtaaatCTAAACCAGTCGTTTGGAGTTCCGtgaagttgtgacatcacaatgataTGCTCGTTGGTTCAGTACAATCCCCTTGTAGCTGGAAGAAATGCAAGAGCCAGACACAGACTGCTTTCAGTTCATTAGAGATAGCTGTtgcgtggttaaggtacatgactgggacccgcaaggccagtagttcgatccccggtgtagccacaataagttccgcacagcccttgagcaaggcccttaacccagcattgctccaggggaggattgtctcctgcttagtctaatcaactgtacgtcgctctggataagagcgtccgccaaataccattaatgtaatgtaatgtaataaccagccaatcagaacagagattCACTAATATTAAAGACAGTCACTAAAGCAGCCTGtttttggtaaagctcatgagaggcactgATGAATGGGCATGtcaaactggatagagattgtttttagTCCTTAACCATTACAAGACTTTTGTGTGGTtttatcaggacctaaaataaaacactggaaaggtgtacaaaaTGGGACCTTTAAGGAGGACGCACACGCATGACCACCCTTAGTAAGTAATTAAATGTAACCATAGGCAATAAGatgcatttttttcaacatattattatttaaccattTAGGGCTGTCATTACTACATAgtatcctggctaaattccatcaGGTTAGGTCTTGGAGAATAATACTTCCAATAATAcccactgtaaacacacaaattAGTGGACATTCAGGGTTTCATCAAGACTTTTGCATATGGAACCAGATATTACATATGGAACCAGAATGTATATTTAGGGTGAAGAGCAAGTTTGGGTAATCATCATTACCAGCACGTCCTGTGGCCAGTGAGATGGCTCTAGAAACAAATCCAAATTGTTGGACATCATCGAAAGCAGAAGGAAGGCTCTCCTGTGCCAAATGTGTCCTCAGTTCTGCTGTCAATATCAGTTAAGTAGTGGTGTGATGGTGAGGATATGATGACTGTTATGGCATTTCACAAAAAGTACATCCAGAGCCAAGGTTCAGCAGATTTTACATGAACTAATGGAAGCTATCAAGCACCCTTCGCCAGTAATTTTACTATAATATTGTAAGAAAGACAGGCAACTGTATGAATGAAAGAATGGAGAGGTTTCATTGCTACACCAACTAGACCAATTTTGTTTTGATTCAACTGTACAAACTGAGTCCGGGGTTTTACTGTCTACCTTATAGTTCTGCTAGCCATCTGAGCCACAAAACAATATGATTCtggaaaagcaaacaaaatgatATAACTTAAATATATGCATCTATGCATAGGAAAAAAATGATTTGCTTGTGTGTCCTGCCATTGGCATATGAATAGATGTTGTTATTGGTTTAAGAATACAGAAGCAGATTCTATTGTTGGTTAAAGTACATATAAACTACGGAGAGTAGTTAAGAATCTGGAGGAGCAGACTGTGGCAAAGGAGCAGAggatagaaaaaaaaactaaaatggctAAAGTTCAATACTTTATTGTGTGGCTGAGTGAAGTTATTTTGgaattctgcatgtttacataaGATGTGAGAGTCTGTTGTCATTATTCAGTAGTTATTACGAGGGGAAATCCACAAAAATGCATGACACGAGGTTCCGTAGATGTGGTGATTGATGACTTGGCCTAACACAAGACAATGTATGTAATAATGTTGTTTGAACTACATTTTAGACACCCTACTGTTACAGAAATATTCACAGGAAAAGGTTAATCATGCCATACCTGATGTTTCACATACCTGCTCTAATTAATTGTTTTCAAGTAACtcacttttttctttcattgacAATCTACACAGTCACTCAATTTCACATACTTTaagaatatatacacacagcaagaatttgaataaataaacaatccaGGCTTTCACCACCTATGCGATCATTCAGAATGTGGAAAACTATCTGTGCATGGAGACTGAGAACACGGGTTTCATTGTTCAAAATCAATCAGATCTAAGTTAATAGCCTAAGCACTTTTCAGATGAGATGAGGAAAAACAAAGCCaattgtaataaataaaatcgGCCATCAGCTTCAATCATCCAGACAGACGGGGGCGGATTGTAGATTATAGGTTAACATCACCTCCACCCACCAATAAGGGTTTACCAAAGACCAGTTATCTCGTTGTAGCTACGATGAGCGACAGCGTGGCGCTGGCGCTTGACACACGGAACTAAAATCTTCGTTTCCGTTTCAATAGGGAGCTTTCACATTGAAGGACAGAAGTTTCGGTGAGAACTAAGAAGATTGTTGTAATCTTATTAGCTACTCTGTCTCGTGTATTGAGGTAATTTGACATTATAAATGTGGTTAACGTGGCGGTTGAAGCTAGCGTTCTATTTAACGTGTCTTGCTTACCTTCGAGGATCTGGCTTGATAGCCAGCCATTTTTCTATTGCGACAGAATGTTCTAACTTAGATAGGCGCGCTAGCTGAAAGTTACCCTGCTGCTGAGCGCTAACTTAGCGAGTAAACTCATTTAATTTAcgatttttttctgaatgttctCATAATCCAGTATAAAATAACCTATTCATAACAAGTTGCATACATCCGTTTGTCCGTTAGCGTGCAGTATCTACTATAGCTACCTTGTTTTCAGGTGACAGCATCAAACACAACAAACTAAATTTGTCCCTTCAGAAGATGGTTACCCAAATTGAATACAATCAATATATAGAGACAAGATCATTACCATTTTCATTTACAATGGCTCCAACTTCTAAGTTTCCACTTTCCAAGTCTTGTCAATATCACAGTCAGCGaaataactaacgttagcttgtCAATTTCGGCTTTGCTACTGTTAACTTTGCTTGCTATCCAGCTTAGTGTTGCCGTATTCCATATGTAGGTAACGTAAGCGAACTTACTTTAAAGCCACCAGGGCCTTACGAGGTATGTAgacattttcaacaaaattaTCTGATGCCCTCACGTCTCCCTTAAATTTGAAATTCCCTTCATACCGTGCAACGTATGTCccctttaaaaaatacaaaatttaaGCGTTATAAATATCGAGTCCATGGGATACCTAGGGGAGCGTCAGTCACCTGGAATAGTCCCCAAACCCAAGCCACTggctaaacatttttttttgtcgcCCAGTTAAACGTTAAACTGATTACAGTTTACTTTTAAACTTTTAATTGATTTAAAGGTTTAAGGCTAAtctaaaggttaaataaaaaaacctggaAACCTCTGCTGCAATATGTACCATGTCATTCTCTCATCTTAAATAGATCAGTATGGCAGGTGTAGAGACCCCAGCTTCCCCTACAGCAGAGGGCCGGCTGACCGAGGAGTTTGCTGTCCCGTCCCACGTCGAGGCAGAGAGGGCACTAATGGCAGAGTTTGCAGAGCGCCACACGTCTGCTGGTCGCAGAGTGGTGCTGATCACGTCGGGGGGCACCAAGGTCCCCCTCGAGTCCCGGACTGTCCGTTTCCTGGACAACTTCAGTAGCGGGAGGCGAGGGGCCTCCTCCGCAGAGTACTTCCTGGATTCGGGCTACGCCGTCATCTTCCTGCACAGGCACCGCTCCTTATACCCTTACACCCGCCTCTACTCCGGGGTCAACCTGATGGACGCCCTGCAGATGGAGGGGGATGGGGGCTCCAGCCAGGTGACGGTGGACCAGCGGGTGCTGCCCAACGTTGCATCTGTGCTGAAACGGTACCGGGCGGTGAAGGAGGCCCGGCTTCTGCTGCCGGTGGAGTTCAGCACCCTGTCCGAGTACTTGCACCTGCTGAAGGCGGCTGCCCAGGCTCTGAGCTCCATAGGTACGGAACCCAATGCCCCCCCTGGGTTTGGCAGGCCAGTGTGTGTAGGTTCTTCAGGTTCCTCGAGGGTTCTAAGGTCTTTGTGTTCGCTCCCTCTTGGCAGGGCCCAAGGCCATGTTTTACCTGGCAGCTGCGGTGTCAGATTTCTACATACCAGCCTCGGAAATGCCTGAGCACAAGATCCAGTCGTCCAATGGCCCCTTGCAGGTGAGGCTACCCTTTAACAGCCACCAGTGGTTGCCTTCATAAAAGGAAACCTCTGGGACTGTGGTTGGATGTAAAGTAGCTTTGTAAGGTCCATCAGCTCTTGCTGCAAACATTTACCAAAAAATCCTAAGATCAATATCCGTTGCGTTCCCGCAGATCAGTATGAAAATGGTGCCAAAGATGCTGTCTCCGCTGGTGAAGGACTGGGCCCCGCAGGCGTTCGTCATCTCCTTCAAACTGGAGACCGATCCGTCCATTCTGCTGGAGCGGGCGCGCCGCGCCCTGGACACCTACAGGCACCAGGCGGTGGTGGCCAACGTGCTCGACACCAGGCGCGGCTACGTGGCGGTGGTGACCCGCGACACGCAGGCCGAGTTGGCCGTCACGGAGGAGGACGCCCGGGCGGGCGTGGAGATCGAGGAGAAGATCGTCAGCAACCTGTCTGCTGCGCACGGCAGCTTCATGGCCCTGCAAGGCTGAGGGGCGGAGCGCCCCCTCTCCTCTGGAGGAGGTGGAGCATAGTACTGGAGGCTGCTGCGTGCTTGGAAAGATGTGCAAACTCTGTACAAGGTCTGAACTATCAGTCCTGCCTTTCCTCATACTTACTGTAGATGGAAGAGGGACTTCGGGAACCCTGTTATGGGTTCAGCATCCATGTACGGTTACTCGAGCAATCGCTACCAACCTCTTATCGTGACACATTTTGACTTGTATCAACCTGTCTCTGTCTTGGCAGATTTCATTGTAGAGTTAGTTTGCAAAAGTGTGTTTCACTGACCAATACAAATGACTAGCTTCAAATTCCCAAATTCAAGTGTATTTAGTATCAAAGGTAATCTAACAATGTAATTAAATCATGGTTTTTGAAACATTTAAGCAATTGTGTGATTATTACTTGCATACAGAAACATAAACTCGCCGTgtaccaagttagctcaccatgttctgaaTAGTGCAACTTTCacgatgaataaataaaaaattactgttcagaacatggtgagtttacaTTATGGATTGTAAATTCTTAAACAAAAtagtcacagaaaatattgccaaagctttAATTGAAAACACAATCAATAAAACACAAGAGTACAATGGTAAGTCACAGTTAAGTTCTGGATAGCCCTAAGAAGTGTGTCTGTACAAATTATTTTGAGTTGGAAAAACCAATGCGGCAACCTCATAAAAATGTCTGGATCCATCACTTGAATTTGGTACTCTTTATAACTCCGGCGCGAATACCAGATAATTCTCCACTGTATCTTTGTTCTTCCTTACGGACCTCGCGAACCTGCAACATACACACAGTTGAACAAAGTTCAGGTTTAAGGGTACAAATATCAAACAAGTCCAGCTGCTCAGTGTTTAATTGAGGTAGAAACAGcccaaaaaaaagacacaacaatacaacaaacaatTTTAACAACACCCCTTCGTATTTCTACTGAAGATCTTCGGTAAATTGTATTGACTGAGCAGTCAGCAGCACATGCGTTTCTGTGCAGTGTCCAGCCCACACTCACCTGGCCCTTTCTGCGGATCTTGGCACGGCGGAACTTCTCTCGGTGTTTGACGCGTGGGTTTCGGTCGATTTTCTTCCTCTTTGGTGTGAGGCCCTTATTCTTGGCCATCTGTCATGTGACGTAAAGAAGGGGCAAGGCATAAGTCTGAGCCAAGATGGTTTTTAAACTGTACAGAATGGAGAAGGACAATCCAGAGTCTGTGCTCAGAAAATTAATTCCCTGTACCTGGTAGGTGATGCCTCTCTTGGCCTCAGGGTCAAGGTTGTCGTTGTCGTACTCCAGTCTGAAAACAAATCAATTATTTCAGATACTGTGTTATTGTCCTTCCTTCCCTGAAGCACCCTGGTGAACCCACAGCCCCTGGCTGGGAACGGGCCACTCACTGTTCCTCAGGCTGTTGTTTCCTCCTCTTCTGTTTCAGCTTCGCCTCCTGCTCTTTGTAGAAGCGCAGGGCGGCCTCCTCGTCCAAGTCCGAGTCGGATTCGCCTTCAGCCTCCGACCCGGACTCTTCTGTTACCTAGGAGACGGCACAAGGTCTGTGCTGCATTACCCAGAACGCACACGGACATGCAGGAGGGGGCGCACCAGGTGCCGTGGCTGACTGCCGGGTGGGGCGTGGCAGAACCGCTCCCTTTCTCCACCCTGTCTTACCTTCGCGCTGGCGCGCTTGCTGCCCGCAGGTTTCCTGCCGACCTCCTGCTGCTGGGCTTCGGACAGCAGCTGCCGCATCTGTGGAGCTAGTCGAGCGTCCACCTCTCCAAGGTTATTAATAAGCTGTTGAAAACATCAGAGGACCAGCCCCTTCACTCTCCTGTAATACACTCACAAAACACAAGTCTGTCCAAATCTTTCACAAGGAACACACACTGGCAAAGAGAGCTGCAGGAAAACGGATGTGTGTTTTATGCAGTCCCAACAGAAAGTATATCTATAATGCATGTGTTGTCACAGATTTG from Conger conger chromosome 14, fConCon1.1, whole genome shotgun sequence encodes:
- the ppcs gene encoding phosphopantothenate--cysteine ligase encodes the protein MAGVETPASPTAEGRLTEEFAVPSHVEAERALMAEFAERHTSAGRRVVLITSGGTKVPLESRTVRFLDNFSSGRRGASSAEYFLDSGYAVIFLHRHRSLYPYTRLYSGVNLMDALQMEGDGGSSQVTVDQRVLPNVASVLKRYRAVKEARLLLPVEFSTLSEYLHLLKAAAQALSSIGPKAMFYLAAAVSDFYIPASEMPEHKIQSSNGPLQISMKMVPKMLSPLVKDWAPQAFVISFKLETDPSILLERARRALDTYRHQAVVANVLDTRRGYVAVVTRDTQAELAVTEEDARAGVEIEEKIVSNLSAAHGSFMALQG